Genomic segment of Neochlamydia sp. AcF84:
TTAAGCTTTGCTATAGCCTCAGGATTAAGCTGGCTTGCTTCTAAAGCTTTTTTTCCTGCTACCATGGCATAAGCAATATTTTTATCAATGCGGCGTGCTTGCTTTTTATCAATATAATCACCGGAGTCAAAATTCTTAATTGAAGCAGCTATGCGAGTAGGATAATCTTCACAAGGAAAACTTGTAATCAAGGAGGCTCCACTTTTGCCGTCCAATAAAGATTTGTAATAATCATCTACCTCGTTACCAAAACAAGAAACGATGCCCATACCGGTGATAACAATGCGTTTTTTCTTCATGAAATAACTTAAACCTTCTAATTTTCCTTCACATCAATGTGAAGATCTACAATTTTTGCCTGTTGCCACAGCTGCTCCAGTGCATATTTTTCTCGTAATTCTGGAATAAAAAGATGAATGATGATTTCTCCATAATCCATCACTAACCAATCAGGAGCTTTACTCCCCTCAATATGAAGAAGTTCATCTCCTTGTTGGATCATCACCTCTTCAATTGTTTTTGCTATAGATTTAACATGACGATCAATATTCCCTTCAGCGATCACATAAAAATCGGTCATCGTAGAAAGATCGCGAACATCTAAAGCGAGTATGTTAAAACCCTTTTTATCATAAATAGTTTGAGCGATTAAATCTAAGTTTTTTAAAACAGTTTTCGACATATTCTTTTAAATTTTTATTTTTGCCCTGGCCTAGAAGAATATAAATGATTTTGATATATGTAGTCTATCACTTTTGCAGGGACTAAATGGCCAATATACAACCCTTGCAAAACCCTCTCACGTATGCGGC
This window contains:
- the rsfS gene encoding ribosome silencing factor, with the translated sequence MSKTVLKNLDLIAQTIYDKKGFNILALDVRDLSTMTDFYVIAEGNIDRHVKSIAKTIEEVMIQQGDELLHIEGSKAPDWLVMDYGEIIIHLFIPELREKYALEQLWQQAKIVDLHIDVKEN